From Bacteroidales bacterium, the proteins below share one genomic window:
- a CDS encoding M28 family peptidase: MKSVILLSFFSLILIFSSCTSPSSDLENALATITTEDIVHHSKILGSDEFMGRKPCTEGEIIATNYLESEYRRIGLEPAVNGSYFQEVPLMEILNTPDDKLKISGNGKTFDFKLLTDFSAFSMRAQKDIKIDKSEIIFVGFGIVAPEYNWNDYEGIDVKGKTVVVLVNDPGFGTENNDFFKGNTMTYYGRWTYKYEEAARQGAAACFIIHDSKPAGYGWGVVSNGNEAPRLFLADKNNYADRCAVQGWLSQDAAKELFSQAGFSTDLWKEAAKPGFKAMPMNLSLSMNMKNSWRIDKSHNVLGVIRGSKRPDEVIIYSAHWDHFGIGRKVDGDSIYNGAVDNGTSLSWMLEIAEAFVALKEKPERSIMFFAPTAEESGLLGATYYVQNPIFDLDKTVADINNDLMLPYGKMKDVMITGYGQSELDDYVEEVAKKYDRYIFPDPNPHTGMYFRADHFAFAKAGVPALFARGNCDSREYGKEWALKKEADWLANNYHKVTDEYEDWWDLSGVTEDAKLLFEVGYKLSMESTFPKWKEGSEFKNLR, translated from the coding sequence GTCTAATTTTAATCTTCTCTTCTTGCACTTCTCCCTCTTCCGATTTGGAAAATGCGCTTGCTACAATCACTACCGAAGATATTGTTCATCATAGTAAGATATTAGGGTCTGATGAGTTTATGGGTCGTAAACCCTGTACCGAAGGAGAAATAATAGCGACTAACTATCTTGAGTCGGAATATAGACGTATTGGTTTAGAGCCTGCTGTAAATGGTAGTTATTTTCAAGAAGTTCCACTGATGGAAATTTTAAATACTCCTGATGATAAGCTTAAAATATCAGGAAATGGAAAAACATTCGACTTTAAGCTATTAACAGATTTTTCTGCTTTTTCTATGAGGGCACAAAAAGATATAAAAATAGATAAATCCGAAATCATTTTTGTTGGCTTTGGTATTGTTGCTCCTGAATATAACTGGAATGATTACGAAGGTATAGATGTAAAAGGTAAAACGGTTGTGGTTTTGGTAAACGATCCCGGCTTTGGTACTGAGAACAATGATTTCTTTAAAGGTAATACCATGACTTATTATGGTAGATGGACATATAAATACGAAGAAGCTGCGCGTCAAGGTGCTGCTGCTTGCTTTATTATTCACGATAGCAAGCCGGCAGGTTATGGTTGGGGTGTGGTTAGTAATGGAAACGAGGCTCCTCGTTTATTTTTAGCAGATAAAAATAATTATGCCGATCGTTGTGCTGTACAAGGATGGCTTTCTCAAGATGCCGCTAAAGAACTTTTTTCTCAAGCAGGTTTTTCAACCGACCTTTGGAAAGAAGCTGCTAAACCGGGTTTTAAAGCAATGCCGATGAATCTTTCGCTTAGTATGAATATGAAAAACAGTTGGAGAATTGATAAGTCGCATAATGTATTGGGAGTTATTCGAGGATCAAAACGACCTGATGAAGTAATTATCTATTCTGCTCATTGGGATCATTTTGGTATTGGACGAAAAGTAGATGGTGATAGTATTTACAATGGAGCCGTAGATAACGGAACTTCTTTATCTTGGATGTTAGAAATAGCCGAAGCTTTTGTTGCTTTGAAAGAAAAGCCCGAACGTTCAATAATGTTTTTTGCACCTACGGCAGAAGAATCAGGATTGCTTGGAGCTACTTATTATGTTCAAAATCCAATTTTCGACTTGGATAAAACAGTAGCGGATATCAATAACGATTTAATGCTGCCTTATGGAAAGATGAAGGATGTAATGATAACCGGTTATGGTCAATCAGAATTGGATGATTATGTAGAAGAAGTTGCTAAAAAGTACGATCGTTATATTTTCCCCGATCCTAACCCGCATACAGGTATGTATTTTCGTGCCGATCATTTTGCCTTTGCAAAAGCAGGTGTTCCTGCACTCTTTGCAAGAGGAAATTGTGATAGCAGAGAATATGGTAAAGAATGGGCATTGAAAAAAGAAGCTGATTGGTTGGCAAATAATTATCATAAGGTTACTGATGAATACGAGGATTGGTGGGATTTAAGTGGTGTTACCGAAGATGCAAAATTACTTTTTGAAGTAGGATATAAGCTAAGTATGGAAAGTACTTTTCCAAAATGGAAAGAAGGGTCGGAATTTA